One Bradyrhizobium sp. ISRA464 genomic window carries:
- a CDS encoding chorismate mutase produces the protein MSNPPPSPPSLQELRKEIDAIDEQVHRLLMARGDIIDRLIQVKKTQEVGSAFRPAREASMMRGLVERHRGILPLDTIESIWRVIISTFTYVQAPFSVHADVSVGESAMRDSARFHFGFVVPYVAHFSAQAAVDAVASSKGDLALVSAIASRTPWWNALEASGAPKIIARLPFLERADHPAALPVFVVSRVADDAMVTEVQVWSVRVSGWNADVARALAPLAEIVAVPDTAFDGAALLVSVAGTGFEAIKLALIQAGASVRSSALVGSHATRYTVPPGGSARS, from the coding sequence ATGTCCAACCCTCCCCCGTCGCCGCCTTCGCTGCAGGAGCTGCGCAAGGAGATCGACGCAATCGACGAGCAGGTCCACCGCCTGCTGATGGCGCGCGGCGATATCATCGACCGCCTGATCCAGGTCAAGAAGACCCAGGAGGTCGGCTCGGCATTTCGCCCCGCACGCGAGGCCAGCATGATGCGCGGCCTGGTCGAGCGGCATCGTGGCATCCTGCCGCTCGACACCATCGAGAGCATCTGGCGCGTCATCATCTCGACCTTCACCTACGTGCAGGCGCCGTTCTCGGTGCATGCCGACGTCTCCGTCGGCGAGTCCGCGATGCGGGATTCGGCGCGATTCCATTTCGGCTTCGTGGTGCCCTATGTGGCGCATTTCAGCGCGCAGGCCGCGGTCGATGCGGTGGCGTCGTCCAAGGGCGACCTCGCGCTGGTCTCCGCGATTGCAAGCCGCACGCCGTGGTGGAACGCGCTCGAAGCCAGTGGCGCGCCGAAGATCATCGCACGGCTGCCGTTCCTCGAGCGCGCCGATCACCCCGCCGCGCTGCCGGTGTTCGTGGTCTCGCGAGTCGCCGACGATGCCATGGTGACGGAAGTCCAGGTGTGGAGCGTGCGCGTCTCCGGCTGGAACGCCGACGTCGCGCGCGCGCTGGCGCCGCTCGCGGAAATCGTCGCGGTGCCCGACACCGCCTTCGACGGCGCGGCGCTGCTGGTGTCGGTCGCGGGTACCGGCTTCGAGGCGATCAAGCTCGCCTTGATCCAGGCCGGCGCCTCGGTCCGCTCGTCGGCCCTCGTCGGCAGCCACGCAACGCGCTATACGGTGCCTCCTGGCGGGTCGGCCAGAAGTTAA
- the hisC gene encoding histidinol-phosphate transaminase — protein MSRPVPNPGILEIAPYTPGKSPVPEPGRKVFKLSANETPFGPSPKAIAAYKHAADHLEDYPEGTSRVLREAIGRTYGLDPDRIICGAGSDEILNLLAHTYLAQGDEAISTTHGFLVYPIATMANGAKNVIAAESNFTADVDAILKAVTPRTKLVWLANPNNPTGTYLPFDEVKRLRAALPSQVLLVLDAAYADYVSRNDYEFGIELVATTDNTVVTHTFSKIHGLAALRVGWMFGPAHIVDACNRIRGPFNVSTPAMLAAAAAIEDSAHVQMSKTHTEKWRSWLTEEFGKLGLKVTPSVANFVLIHFPTDKGRTAAEADAYLTRRGLVLRALNNYKLPHALRMTIGTEEANRLVVESLRDFMAGR, from the coding sequence ATGTCCCGCCCCGTGCCGAACCCCGGCATCCTCGAAATTGCGCCCTACACGCCGGGCAAGAGCCCGGTGCCGGAACCGGGGCGCAAGGTGTTCAAGCTGTCCGCCAACGAGACGCCGTTCGGCCCGTCGCCGAAGGCGATCGCGGCCTACAAGCACGCAGCCGACCATCTCGAGGACTACCCGGAGGGTACTTCGCGCGTGCTGCGCGAAGCGATCGGCCGCACCTACGGTCTCGATCCCGACCGCATCATCTGCGGCGCCGGGTCCGACGAGATCCTCAATCTGCTCGCGCACACCTATCTCGCACAAGGCGACGAGGCGATCTCGACCACCCACGGCTTCCTGGTCTACCCGATCGCAACCATGGCGAACGGCGCCAAGAACGTCATCGCCGCCGAGAGCAACTTCACCGCCGACGTCGACGCGATCCTGAAGGCGGTGACGCCGCGCACCAAGCTGGTCTGGCTCGCCAACCCGAACAACCCGACCGGCACCTATCTGCCGTTCGACGAGGTCAAGCGCCTGCGCGCCGCTCTCCCGTCGCAGGTACTGCTGGTGCTCGACGCCGCCTATGCCGACTACGTCTCGCGCAACGATTACGAGTTCGGCATCGAGCTCGTCGCCACCACCGACAACACGGTGGTCACCCACACCTTCTCGAAGATCCATGGGCTCGCCGCGCTGCGCGTGGGCTGGATGTTCGGGCCGGCGCACATCGTCGATGCCTGCAACCGCATCCGCGGTCCATTCAACGTCTCGACGCCGGCGATGCTGGCGGCCGCGGCGGCGATCGAGGACTCCGCGCATGTGCAGATGTCGAAGACGCACACCGAAAAGTGGCGCAGCTGGCTGACCGAGGAGTTCGGCAAGCTCGGGCTCAAGGTGACGCCGAGCGTCGCGAACTTCGTGCTGATCCATTTCCCGACCGACAAGGGCAGGACCGCGGCGGAAGCCGACGCCTATCTCACACGGCGCGGCCTCGTGCTGCGCGCACTCAACAATTACAAGCTGCCGCACGCGCTGCGCATGACCATCGGCACCGAGGAAGCCAACCGCCTCGTGGTCGAGAGCCTGCGCGACTTCATGGCCGGAAGGTGA
- a CDS encoding prephenate/arogenate dehydrogenase family protein → MTTAPLFKRLALIGFGLIGGSIARAARAQGLVGEIVTTARSEKTRARVAELGIVDQVVATNAEAAKDADLVILCIPVGACGPVAAEIASHLKPGAIISDVGSVKGAVVKDMAPHLPDAVHFVPAHPVAGTEHSGPDSGFAELFINRWCILTPPDGTDPAATDRLRAFWAALGAKVEIMTPDHHDLVLAITSHLPHLIAYTIVGTADELAQVTESEVIKFSAGGFRDFTRIAASDPTMWRDVFLANKEAVLEMLGTFNEDLSKLTRAIRRGDGDALFDHFTRTRAIRRGIVEIGQDSAAADFGRPHANLGKKAE, encoded by the coding sequence GTGACCACAGCCCCGCTTTTCAAACGCCTCGCACTGATCGGCTTCGGCCTGATCGGCGGCTCGATCGCGCGCGCTGCCCGCGCGCAAGGCTTGGTCGGCGAGATCGTCACCACCGCACGCTCGGAGAAGACACGCGCGCGCGTCGCCGAGCTCGGCATTGTCGATCAGGTCGTCGCGACCAATGCGGAAGCCGCGAAGGATGCCGATCTCGTCATCCTCTGCATTCCTGTCGGCGCCTGCGGTCCGGTCGCGGCCGAAATCGCGAGCCACCTGAAGCCCGGCGCCATCATCTCCGACGTCGGCTCGGTGAAGGGGGCGGTCGTGAAGGACATGGCGCCGCATCTGCCTGACGCCGTGCACTTCGTGCCGGCACATCCCGTCGCCGGCACCGAGCATTCCGGCCCGGATTCCGGCTTCGCCGAGCTCTTCATCAACCGCTGGTGCATCCTGACGCCGCCTGACGGCACCGATCCCGCCGCGACCGACCGGCTGCGCGCCTTCTGGGCCGCGCTCGGCGCCAAGGTCGAGATCATGACGCCGGATCATCATGATCTCGTGCTCGCGATCACCAGCCATTTGCCGCATCTGATCGCGTACACCATCGTCGGCACCGCTGACGAGCTGGCACAGGTGACGGAATCCGAAGTGATCAAGTTCTCGGCCGGCGGCTTCCGCGACTTCACCCGCATCGCGGCGTCCGACCCGACGATGTGGCGCGACGTGTTCCTCGCCAACAAGGAGGCTGTGCTGGAGATGCTCGGCACCTTCAACGAGGACCTGTCGAAGCTCACGCGTGCGATCCGCCGCGGCGACGGCGATGCGCTGTTCGACCATTTCACCCGCACCCGCGCCATCCGCCGCGGCATCGTCGAGATCGGCCAGGATTCCGCCGCCGCCGACTTCGGCCGGCCGCATGCGAATCTGGGGAAGAAGGCGGAGTAG